The Streptomyces sp. NBC_01244 genome contains a region encoding:
- a CDS encoding dihydrodipicolinate synthase family protein: protein MTHAHTPAPAAADTRTRPWHGIMVATTLPLREDLSVDHDAYAEHVAWLIANGCDGVVPNGSLGEYQTLTDEERAAVVRTAVEAAGDGSRVMPGVAAYGSAESRRWAEQAAEAGCGSVLLLPPNAFRADADTVRAHYADVARVGVPVVAYNNPIDTKVDLVPALLARLHADGSIVAVKEFSGDVRRAYEIAELAPGLDLLIGADDVLLELALAGAVGWIAGYPNALPQACATLYRAAVAGDLDTALPLYKSLHSLLRWDSKTEFVQAIKLSMDLAGRPGGPTRPPRFPLTGEIEAGVRAATEKALAEGLS from the coding sequence ATGACCCACGCGCACACCCCCGCGCCCGCCGCTGCGGACACCCGCACCCGCCCCTGGCACGGCATCATGGTCGCCACCACCCTGCCCCTGCGGGAAGACCTGAGCGTCGACCACGACGCCTACGCCGAACACGTGGCCTGGCTGATCGCCAACGGCTGCGACGGCGTCGTCCCCAACGGCTCCCTCGGCGAGTACCAGACCCTCACCGACGAGGAGCGCGCCGCCGTCGTCCGTACCGCCGTCGAGGCCGCCGGTGACGGCTCCCGCGTGATGCCCGGCGTCGCCGCCTACGGCAGCGCCGAATCCCGCCGCTGGGCGGAGCAGGCCGCCGAGGCCGGCTGTGGATCCGTCCTCCTGTTGCCGCCGAACGCCTTCCGGGCCGACGCGGACACCGTGCGCGCCCACTACGCCGATGTCGCCCGCGTCGGCGTGCCCGTGGTGGCGTACAACAACCCCATCGACACCAAGGTGGACCTCGTCCCGGCCCTGCTGGCCCGGCTGCACGCCGACGGCTCCATCGTCGCCGTCAAGGAGTTCAGCGGGGACGTGCGGCGCGCCTACGAGATCGCCGAACTCGCCCCGGGCCTCGACCTGCTGATCGGCGCCGACGACGTCCTGCTCGAGCTGGCCCTCGCCGGCGCCGTCGGCTGGATCGCCGGCTACCCCAACGCGCTCCCGCAGGCCTGCGCCACCCTCTACCGCGCCGCCGTCGCCGGAGACCTCGACACCGCCCTGCCGCTCTACAAGTCCCTGCACTCCCTGCTGCGCTGGGACTCCAAGACCGAGTTCGTCCAGGCCATCAAGCTCTCCATGGACCTGGCCGGCCGCCCCGGCGGCCCCACCCGCCCGCCCCGCTTCCCGCTCACCGGCGAGATCGAGGCCGGCGTCCGCGCCGCCACCGAGAAGGCGCTCGCCGAGGGCCTCAGCTAA
- a CDS encoding GntR family transcriptional regulator — MGDLKQHSLIKAQERLRDQVGHALRAALIAGELRPGSVYSAPGLAAELGVSATPVREAMLDLAREGLVEPVRNKGFRITEVSERDLDQYTELRTMIEVPTIGKITKIATPEALEALRPIAQEIVTSAREHNLIGYLEADRRFHLTLLGLSGNDRLVETVGDLRKRSRLYGLTGLDEAGKLVSSAEEHIELLDLMLTGDAEAAEACMTRHLGHVRSLWAQGRDEPVGRTKGRLGSGL, encoded by the coding sequence ATGGGTGACCTGAAGCAGCACAGTCTCATCAAGGCTCAGGAACGGCTCCGCGACCAGGTCGGCCACGCCCTGCGGGCAGCCCTGATAGCGGGTGAACTGCGCCCCGGGAGCGTCTACTCCGCCCCCGGCCTCGCGGCCGAGCTCGGCGTCTCGGCCACCCCGGTGCGCGAGGCCATGCTGGACCTGGCCCGCGAGGGCCTGGTGGAACCGGTCCGCAACAAGGGCTTCCGGATCACGGAGGTCAGCGAGCGCGATCTGGACCAGTACACCGAGCTGCGCACGATGATCGAGGTCCCGACCATCGGCAAGATCACGAAGATCGCCACGCCCGAGGCCCTGGAGGCTCTGCGCCCCATCGCGCAGGAGATCGTCACCAGCGCGCGCGAGCACAACCTCATCGGCTACCTGGAGGCCGACCGCCGCTTCCACCTCACCCTCCTCGGCCTCTCGGGCAACGACCGCCTGGTGGAAACCGTCGGCGACCTGCGCAAGCGCTCCCGGCTGTACGGCCTGACGGGCCTGGACGAGGCCGGCAAGCTGGTCTCCTCCGCCGAGGAGCACATCGAGCTCCTGGACCTGATGCTCACCGGCGACGCGGAGGCGGCCGAAGCCTGCATGACCCGCCACCTGGGCCACGTCCGCTCCCTCTGGGCCCAGGGCCGCGACGAACCGGTGGGCCGCACCAAGGGCCGCCTGGGCTCGGGCCTCTAG
- a CDS encoding ABC transporter substrate-binding protein, with product MTKRTQLALATALVAALALGASGCSDPKKGSAAGAGASNPASANDGKILGGAPVKGGTLTVLSNQDFAHLDPARNWVMPTMDFGTRLLYRTLVTFKAEPGKAGSELVPDLATDLGTSSNGGRTWTFTLKEGVKYEDGSPIKAQDIKYNVERSMAPDLTGGPDYAAQYLAGTEGYKGPLQGKHLDSVKTPDDRTIVFELKRPVAEFSATATLPTFAPVPESQEKGTQYDARPFSSGPYKIESYDRDKKLVLVRNEHWDAKTDTVRKAYPDKFVVVMGLKGGQIDDRIIAGEGADASSVQWSDMRPESAPKVLPKPEIKSRLLAESQGCTEMLHLNNSRAPFNDPKVRDAIQYAVDKEAVITAGGGPALNEIATAYLPPAMSGGKQADTLKIAPSGDPAKAKELLKAAGKETLKVSLAVSTGDKGKAEALQQGLARAGVEVVIDTVDPGAYYDVIGDLSTTPDMSLAGWCPDYPSGSTWIPFVFDGRTIKDKGNQGNNAQFRDDATMKRIDEINAMADAKQANQAWIDLDAEIMKKSPAIPLLLERKPLLVGTNIAGAFGHPVWVGQIDYATVGLKDPSKSQG from the coding sequence ATGACCAAGCGCACCCAACTCGCCCTCGCCACCGCCCTGGTGGCCGCACTCGCACTCGGCGCCTCGGGCTGCTCCGACCCCAAGAAGGGCTCCGCCGCAGGTGCCGGGGCCTCCAACCCCGCCTCCGCCAACGACGGGAAGATCCTCGGCGGCGCGCCCGTCAAGGGCGGCACCCTCACCGTCCTGTCCAACCAGGACTTCGCCCACCTCGACCCCGCCCGCAACTGGGTCATGCCGACCATGGACTTCGGCACCCGCCTCCTCTACCGCACCCTGGTCACCTTCAAGGCCGAGCCGGGCAAGGCCGGCAGCGAGCTCGTCCCCGACCTCGCCACCGACCTCGGCACCTCCTCCAACGGCGGCCGCACCTGGACCTTCACCCTGAAGGAGGGCGTGAAGTACGAGGACGGCTCGCCCATCAAGGCGCAGGACATCAAGTACAACGTCGAGCGCTCGATGGCACCCGACCTCACGGGCGGCCCCGACTACGCCGCCCAGTACCTCGCCGGTACCGAGGGCTACAAGGGCCCGCTCCAGGGCAAGCACCTCGACTCCGTCAAGACCCCCGACGACCGCACGATCGTCTTCGAACTGAAGCGTCCCGTCGCCGAGTTCTCCGCGACCGCGACCCTCCCCACCTTCGCCCCGGTCCCGGAGTCCCAGGAGAAGGGCACGCAGTACGACGCCCGCCCGTTCTCCTCCGGCCCGTACAAGATCGAGTCGTACGACCGCGACAAGAAGCTGGTCCTGGTCCGCAACGAGCACTGGGACGCCAAGACCGACACCGTCCGCAAGGCCTATCCCGACAAGTTCGTGGTCGTCATGGGTCTCAAGGGCGGCCAGATCGACGACCGGATCATCGCCGGGGAGGGCGCCGACGCCTCCTCCGTCCAGTGGTCCGACATGCGGCCCGAGAGCGCCCCCAAGGTGCTGCCCAAGCCGGAGATCAAGTCGCGGCTGCTGGCCGAGTCCCAGGGCTGTACCGAGATGCTCCACCTCAACAACTCGCGCGCCCCCTTCAACGACCCCAAGGTCCGCGATGCCATCCAGTACGCCGTGGACAAGGAGGCCGTGATCACCGCGGGCGGCGGACCGGCCCTCAACGAGATCGCCACCGCCTACCTGCCCCCGGCCATGTCCGGCGGCAAGCAGGCCGACACCCTCAAGATCGCCCCGTCCGGGGACCCCGCCAAGGCCAAGGAACTCCTCAAGGCGGCCGGCAAGGAGACCCTGAAGGTCTCGCTCGCCGTCTCCACCGGCGACAAGGGCAAGGCGGAGGCCCTCCAGCAGGGCCTCGCCCGTGCCGGCGTCGAGGTCGTCATCGACACGGTCGACCCGGGCGCCTACTACGACGTCATCGGCGACCTCTCCACCACCCCCGACATGTCGCTCGCCGGCTGGTGCCCCGACTACCCGTCCGGCTCCACCTGGATCCCCTTCGTCTTCGACGGGCGCACCATCAAGGACAAGGGCAACCAGGGCAACAACGCCCAGTTCCGCGACGACGCCACGATGAAGCGGATCGACGAGATCAACGCCATGGCCGACGCCAAGCAGGCCAACCAGGCCTGGATCGACCTCGACGCCGAGATCATGAAGAAGTCCCCGGCCATCCCCCTCCTGCTGGAGCGCAAGCCGCTGCTCGTCGGCACCAACATCGCCGGCGCCTTCGGCCACCCCGTCTGGGTCGGCCAGATCGACTACGCCACCGTCGGCCTCAAGGACCCTTCGAAGAGCCAGGGCTGA
- a CDS encoding ABC transporter permease: MTTTAPGAAGPGAARPAAPDGAPAGAVPPGSSPWQLARRELRRRPAVRVSLCVVLLFVLMAATAPWLGALGGWSPDEFDKSAIDPYLGGQPLGSFGGISPEHWLGVEPVSGRDLFARVVHGAQVSLLIAFAATAIVVVTGTAAGIAAGYFGGRTDAVLSRLMDLTMSFPSLIFMIAMLSVAKDVNRIVLMTVVIGVFGWPGVARVVRGQALSLKHREYVDAARVGGSSSWRILTRDILPGVSGPVIAYTTLLIPGMISTEAALSYLGVGVRPPTPSWGQMIAESVAFYETDPMYFVIPSLFLFLAVLAFTLLGDALRDILDPRGGRT; the protein is encoded by the coding sequence ATGACCACCACCGCACCGGGCGCCGCCGGACCGGGCGCCGCCCGTCCGGCAGCCCCGGACGGCGCACCGGCCGGGGCCGTCCCCCCGGGCAGCAGCCCCTGGCAGCTCGCCCGGCGGGAACTCCGCCGCCGCCCCGCCGTCCGCGTCAGCCTCTGCGTCGTCCTGCTCTTCGTCCTGATGGCCGCCACCGCCCCCTGGCTGGGCGCGCTGGGCGGCTGGTCCCCGGACGAGTTCGACAAGTCCGCCATCGACCCCTACCTCGGCGGCCAGCCGCTGGGCTCCTTCGGCGGGATCAGCCCCGAGCACTGGCTCGGCGTGGAACCCGTCAGCGGCCGCGACCTGTTCGCCCGCGTCGTCCACGGAGCCCAGGTCTCGCTCCTCATCGCCTTCGCGGCCACCGCCATCGTGGTCGTGACGGGCACCGCCGCCGGAATCGCCGCCGGCTACTTCGGTGGCCGCACCGACGCCGTCCTGTCCCGGCTGATGGACCTGACGATGTCCTTCCCGTCCCTCATCTTCATGATCGCGATGCTGTCGGTGGCCAAGGACGTCAACCGCATCGTCCTCATGACCGTCGTCATCGGCGTCTTCGGCTGGCCCGGTGTCGCCCGCGTCGTCCGCGGCCAGGCCCTCTCCCTCAAACACCGCGAGTACGTGGACGCCGCCCGCGTCGGCGGGTCGAGCTCCTGGCGGATCCTGACCCGCGACATCCTCCCAGGGGTCTCCGGCCCGGTGATCGCCTACACCACCCTGCTCATCCCCGGCATGATCAGCACCGAGGCCGCGCTCAGCTACCTCGGCGTCGGCGTGCGCCCGCCGACCCCCTCCTGGGGCCAGATGATCGCCGAGTCCGTGGCCTTCTACGAGACCGACCCCATGTACTTCGTCATCCCCAGCCTCTTCCTCTTCCTCGCGGTCCTCGCCTTCACCCTGCTCGGCGACGCCCTGCGCGACATCCTCGACCCGAGGGGCGGCCGGACGTGA
- a CDS encoding ornithine cyclodeaminase family protein gives MAGLLTPAAAADALAGVLLAGLDPETCPPRSALPVPGGGELLLMPAATGAYAGVKIAGVAPGNPALGLPRITGSYLLLDGPTLRPLALLDGAALTTLRTPAVSALALRHLAPAGRPLRLLIFGSGPQAYGHLEAVHAMRQLAEVVVVARAGSPGSAAGAEKLAAHARGLGVPARPGAAAEVADADLVICCTTSREPLFDGRLIGPGAAVVAVGSHEPDAREVDTALVRRAAVYVESRAAALREAGDLLVPEAEGAIGAGHISGTLADLVAGRMPGPGAASCPQLFKSVGMAWEDLAVAVALFEAAGGGIR, from the coding sequence ATGGCCGGCCTGCTGACCCCGGCCGCCGCCGCGGACGCGCTGGCCGGCGTCCTGCTGGCCGGGCTGGACCCGGAGACCTGTCCGCCGCGCAGCGCCCTGCCGGTGCCCGGAGGCGGCGAGCTGCTGCTGATGCCGGCCGCCACCGGGGCCTACGCCGGCGTGAAGATCGCCGGGGTGGCCCCGGGGAACCCGGCGCTCGGGCTGCCCCGGATCACCGGGTCCTACCTCCTCCTGGACGGCCCCACCCTGCGCCCCCTGGCCCTGCTCGACGGGGCGGCGCTGACCACCCTGCGCACCCCGGCGGTCTCGGCGCTCGCGCTGCGCCACCTGGCCCCGGCGGGGCGGCCGCTGCGGCTGCTGATCTTCGGATCGGGACCGCAGGCGTACGGGCACCTCGAAGCGGTGCACGCGATGCGGCAGCTGGCGGAGGTGGTGGTCGTGGCCCGTGCGGGGTCACCGGGCAGCGCCGCCGGCGCGGAGAAGCTGGCGGCGCACGCGCGGGGGCTGGGCGTCCCCGCCCGGCCGGGGGCGGCGGCGGAAGTGGCCGACGCCGACCTGGTGATCTGCTGCACCACCTCCCGCGAGCCCCTCTTCGACGGGCGGCTGATCGGGCCGGGCGCCGCCGTGGTCGCGGTCGGCTCGCACGAGCCGGACGCCCGTGAGGTGGACACGGCGCTGGTCCGGCGGGCGGCCGTGTACGTGGAGTCGCGTGCGGCGGCTCTGCGGGAGGCGGGGGACCTGCTGGTGCCGGAGGCGGAGGGGGCGATCGGCGCCGGTCACATCAGCGGCACCCTGGCCGACCTGGTCGCGGGACGGATGCCGGGCCCGGGGGCCGCGAGTTGTCCACAGCTCTTCAAGAGTGTGGGCATGGCCTGGGAAGATCTGGCTGTGGCGGTGGCCCTGTTCGAGGCCGCCGGGGGCGGCATCCGCTGA
- a CDS encoding proline racemase family protein: MRTRNVYHAVDSHTEGMPTRVITGGVGVIPGATMADKRLHFIEHLDHLRTLLMYEPRGHSAMSGAILQPPTRPDADFGVLYIEVSGLLPMCGHGTIGVATVLVETGMVPVVEPVTTVRLDTPAGLVSVDVRVEDGAATAATFTNVPAFCVGLDLKAEVPGYGTVTYDLAYGGNFYAFVELDSLGLPFDRERGDDLLAAGLAVMEAINASPDRPVHPENPSFGGVKHVYLAAPGSDARRSRHAMAIHPGWFDRSPCGTGTSARMAQLHARGLLPLDTDFVNESFIGTEFTGRLVEETTVGGRPAFVPTVTGRAWITGTAQYFLDPSDPFPGGFLL, from the coding sequence ATGCGCACCCGTAACGTCTACCACGCGGTGGACTCGCACACCGAGGGCATGCCCACCCGGGTGATCACCGGGGGAGTCGGGGTGATCCCCGGCGCCACCATGGCCGACAAGCGGCTCCACTTCATCGAGCACCTGGACCACCTCCGGACCCTGCTCATGTACGAGCCGCGCGGCCACTCCGCGATGAGCGGCGCCATCCTGCAGCCCCCGACCCGCCCCGACGCCGACTTCGGCGTCCTCTACATCGAGGTGTCGGGCCTGCTCCCCATGTGCGGGCACGGCACCATCGGAGTCGCCACCGTCCTGGTGGAGACCGGCATGGTGCCGGTCGTCGAGCCGGTCACCACCGTCCGGCTCGACACCCCGGCCGGGCTGGTCAGCGTCGACGTCCGCGTCGAGGACGGGGCGGCCACCGCCGCCACCTTCACCAACGTCCCGGCCTTCTGCGTCGGCCTGGACCTCAAGGCCGAGGTCCCCGGATACGGCACGGTCACCTACGACCTCGCCTACGGCGGCAACTTCTACGCCTTCGTCGAACTCGACTCCCTCGGGCTCCCCTTCGACCGGGAGCGCGGGGACGACCTGCTCGCCGCGGGCCTGGCCGTCATGGAGGCGATCAACGCCTCCCCGGACCGGCCCGTCCACCCCGAGAACCCCTCCTTCGGCGGGGTCAAGCACGTCTACCTCGCCGCCCCCGGCTCCGATGCCCGCCGCTCCCGGCACGCGATGGCCATCCACCCGGGCTGGTTCGACCGCTCGCCGTGCGGTACGGGAACCAGCGCGCGCATGGCACAGCTGCACGCCCGCGGACTCCTGCCCCTGGACACGGACTTCGTCAACGAGTCCTTCATCGGCACCGAGTTCACCGGCCGCCTCGTGGAGGAGACCACGGTCGGCGGGCGCCCGGCCTTCGTGCCCACCGTCACCGGACGGGCCTGGATCACCGGCACCGCCCAGTACTTCCTCGACCCGTCCGACCCGTTCCCCGGAGGGTTCCTGCTGTGA
- a CDS encoding proline racemase family protein, which yields MTVVRTVDYHTAGEPFRIVDLTTGGAPPVPGDTVAERCATAIGPGGSGTAPRRGALDDVRRLLVQEPRGHAGMYGGFVVPPDDDGAHFGVLFWHKDGYSTACGHGTMALGAWAVDTGRVAAPDDGDVQVRIDVPSGRVGATVHRARGRTTGVTFRNVPARTSARKVPVATTLGMAEVDIAHAGACYASLSARDLGLDVSSASLPELVRAGKEIRAALATHPGTWHPDGPLLSGVYGVTLYEELPDTPFGPHQRNVTVFADGQIDRSPCGSGTSARLALLAEDGRLGEGEDLLHESVVGTVFTGRVAARVAEGVVTEVTGTAYRTGEHLFSVDPQDALGPGFLL from the coding sequence GTGACCGTCGTACGAACCGTGGACTACCACACCGCGGGCGAGCCCTTCCGCATCGTCGATCTCACCACCGGCGGCGCCCCGCCCGTGCCCGGGGACACCGTTGCCGAGCGCTGCGCCACCGCCATCGGACCCGGGGGATCGGGCACGGCCCCCCGGCGCGGCGCCCTGGACGACGTACGGCGGCTCCTCGTGCAGGAGCCGCGCGGGCACGCCGGGATGTACGGGGGCTTCGTGGTCCCGCCCGACGACGACGGGGCCCATTTCGGGGTGCTGTTCTGGCACAAGGACGGCTACTCCACCGCCTGTGGCCACGGCACCATGGCGCTGGGCGCCTGGGCCGTGGACACCGGACGGGTCGCCGCCCCGGACGACGGGGACGTCCAGGTGCGCATCGACGTGCCCTCGGGGCGGGTCGGCGCGACCGTGCACCGCGCCCGGGGCCGCACCACCGGGGTCACCTTCCGCAACGTCCCGGCCCGCACCAGCGCCCGCAAGGTGCCCGTCGCCACCACCCTGGGCATGGCCGAGGTGGACATCGCCCACGCCGGGGCCTGCTACGCCTCCCTGTCCGCCCGGGACCTCGGCCTGGACGTGTCCTCGGCCTCCCTGCCCGAGCTCGTGCGCGCCGGGAAGGAGATCCGGGCGGCCCTCGCCACCCACCCCGGGACCTGGCACCCGGATGGGCCGCTGCTCTCCGGGGTGTACGGGGTGACCCTGTACGAGGAACTCCCCGACACCCCCTTCGGACCGCACCAGCGCAACGTCACCGTCTTCGCCGACGGCCAGATCGACCGCTCGCCCTGCGGCTCCGGCACCTCGGCGCGGCTCGCACTGCTGGCCGAGGACGGGCGGCTGGGGGAGGGGGAGGACCTGCTGCACGAGTCGGTGGTGGGCACGGTGTTCACCGGCCGCGTCGCCGCGCGGGTGGCCGAAGGCGTGGTCACGGAGGTCACCGGTACGGCGTACCGCACCGGTGAACACCTTTTCAGCGTCGACCCGCAGGACGCGCTCGGCCCCGGATTCCTCCTGTGA